The genomic window GTGGTCCCATGCTTTGGGGACACTGGAGAGGTCTCTATGGCCCCGTGTTGGGTTCTTGGGGTGTCCccggattttggggacccccccatgacctGGGGACCTGCCCAGTCACCAAgtcaatgatgatgatgatgatgatggtggccAAGGGTTAAGGGTGGTCCCATGCTTTGGGGACACTGGAGAGGTCTCTATGGCCCCGTGTTGGGTTCTTGGGGTGTCCCCGGATTTTGGGGGCCCCCCCTCACCATGTCGGTGCCCAGGTCGATGCAGAGGATGGTGATGGTGCCCAGGGGCAGGGGGATGTTGGCCATGATGAAGAGCAGGAAGGGGGTGATCTCGGGGATGTTGCTGGTCAGCGTGTACGCGATCGACTTCTTCAGGTTGTCGAAGATCAGGCGACcttgggggggacaccgggggtcaccggggtgtccccatcaccctcctgctccccacgGGGTCCCCCTGACCTTCCTCCACGCCGGTGACGATGGAGGCGAAGTTGTCGTCCAGCAGGATCATGTCGGCCGCCTGCTTGGAGACGTCGGAGCCGGCGATGCCCATGGCCACCCCGATGTCGGCCTTCTTCAGCGCCGGGGAGTCGTTGACGCCGTCGCCCGTCACCGCCACGATGgcgccctggggacacgggggacggggACGGCatggggacagcgcggggacatcAGCGTCCCCATGGTGGTGGTGGCTTGGGGGCATCTCTACCCCAACATGGTCATGGtgggaccttggggacatggggaccatccCATCATGGTGGCATCTTGGGGGCATCTCTATCCCCAACATGGTCATGGTGGCATCTTGGGGCCATGGGGACCATCCCCATCATGGTGGCATCTTGGGACCATGGGGACCATCCCATCATGGTGGCACCTTGGGGCCATGGGGACCATCCCCATCATGGTGGCATCTTGGGGGCATCTCTACCCCAACATGGTCATGGTGGCACCTTGGGGCCATGGGGACCATTCCATCATGGTGGCATCTTGGGGGCATCTCTATCCCCAACATGGTCATGGTGGCAtcttgggacatggggaccatggtcatccccaccatggtggcaTCTTGGGGGCATCTCTATCCTCAACATGGTCATGGTGgcaccttggggacatggggaccatccCCATCATGGTGGCATCTTGGGGGCATCTCTACCCCAACATGGTCATGGTGGCATCTTGGGGCCATGGGGACCATCCCCATCATGGTGGCATCTTGGGGGCATCTCTATCCCCAACATGGTCATGGTGgcaccttggggacatggggaccatccccatcctcatcatggTGGCATCTTGGGGACATCCTTATCACCACTATGATGGTACCTTGGGGACATCCCTATCCCCAACTTGATGATGATGGCATCTTGGGGCCATGGGGACCATGGTCATCCCCATCATGGTGGCATCTTGGggacgtccccatccccatcgtggtggcaccttggggacatcCCCATCCCCAACACAATCATGGTGgcaccttggggacatggggaccatccccatccccaacacGATCATGGTGgcaccttggggacatggggacatcccctcatagcagggacatgaggacacttggggggaccctggggaggctgagggtgattttggggtcccaCCTGCCGCTGACAGCCCTCAATGACAATGGGGTGACCTTAGGTGAcaatgatggggttggggagccctggggagggTCGTGGGAGTTTGGGGAAGCCCAGGGGGCtcagggtgattttggggggctcggggtggtttttggggtgaatttgggttgATTGGGGCCCCACCTGCCGCTGACAGCCCTCAATGACAATGGGGTGACCTTGGGGGACAATGGTGGGgttggggagccctggggagggTCAGGGGAGTTTGGGGAACCCCAGGGGGGTccagggtgattttggggggctcggggtggtttttggggtgaatttggggtgaTTGGGGCCCCACCTGCCGCTGACAGCCCTCAATGGCAATGGGGTGACCTTAGGTGAccatgatggggttggggagccctggggagggTCGGGGGAGTTTGGGGAAGCCCAGGGGGCtcagggtgattttggggggctcggggtggtttttgggggactcggggtggtttttggggtgaatttggggtgaTTGGGGCCCCACCTGCCGCTGACAGCCCTCGACGATGATGAGTTTCTGCTGGGGGGAGGTTCGGGCGAACACGATCTCCGTGTGGTTCTGCAGGATCTCGTCGATCTGCTCCGAGCTCATGTCCTTCAGGTCGGTGCCGTGGATCACACAGGCCTTGGCGTCCCTGGggggcaccccgaaaccctgagcccccccaacctgcacccccaaaaccctggcacccccagagctccaaacacctgcacccccaatccgcCATACCtggggtagacctggcagccAGAGACACAGCGAGTCATATGTGGGTAGACCTGGCAGCCTGGGATGCtgagcaccccaaatcctccctgtacccccaaatcccctATATCTGGGGTTCACCTGGCTGATGGGGATGCTGAGCACCCCCTAACCCCCCTGTACCTGGGGTTCATCTGGCTGATGGGGATGCTGAGCTCCCCAAAACTCCGCTGTACCCCCACTTGCCCATAACCCTCAATGGGGGGTAGACCTGTCAGCCCAGGACATTGAGGACCCCCAAATGCtccctgtaccccaaaatcccCTATACTTGGGGTTCACCTGGCTGATGGGGATGTTGAGCACCCCCTAACCCCCCTGTACCTGGGGTTCATCTGGCTGATGGGGATGCTGAGCTCCCCAAAACTCCCCTGTACCCCCACTTGCCCATAACCCTCTATGGGGGATAGACCTGGCAGCCCAAGGCATTCCCTGTACCCGGGGTAGACTTGGCAGGCCAGGACATTgagcaccccaaattccccctgtacccccaaatcccacaATACCTGGGTTCACCTGGCTGATGGGGATGCTGAGCACCCCATAACCCCTCAGTACCTGGGTTTTATCTGGCTGATGGGGATGCTGAACACCCCAATTCCCCCAACACTGTATGTGGGGTAGACCTAGCAGCCCAAGACTACCtggggtagacctggcagccTGGGACATTGagcaccccaaatccccactgTATCCCCAATTTCCCCATACCGGGGGTTCACCTGGCTGATGGGGAtgctgagcacccccagacccccccgtaCCCCCAATTCCCCGTACCTGGGGTTGACCTGGCTGACCGGGATGTTGAGCCGCGCCGCGATGTCCTCGACCGTCTCATTGCCCTCCGAGATGATCCCCACGCCCTTGGCAATGGCCTTGGCCGTGATGGGGTGATCCCCGGTCACCATGATCAcctggggggggggcacagggggggtcACACCCcgctgggggggtccccggggggtgcagggatggggggaccccaagtGGATCTTGGCAATGGGgttgggtggggtggggtggtcGCTGTGACCGGCTCGGGGGGGTTTGGGTgcggggggggttttggggtgcggggggggtctGACCTTGATGCCGGCGCTCCTGCACTTGCCGACGGCGTCGGGcacggcggcgcggggggggtcGATCATGGACATGAGCCCCACGAAGCACAGGTTGTCGGTGGCGAAGTTCACGTCGTCGCAGTCGAAGGCGAAACCCTTGGGGTACTGATCCTCCGGAAGGTAGAAGTGACAGAaacctgggggggggacacacatggtgtgacccccctgaacccccccaaatcaccctgaaaccccacagacccccctgaacccccatatccctccctgaacccccatatccccccctgaGCATCATCATCCTCCTGGTACCCATTACAGCTGCATCCCCAGGAGatgctgccccagggacccccaaatccccctgtatcccccccaaatcccttcgcatcccccccaaatccccccaggacccccccagggctCCCCCTGTACCGAGGACCCtctccccaagcccccccagcccccaaggggccccaaacccccccaaatccccctcaaccccatccccatcatcctcCCTGGTACCCACTGCAGCTGCATCCCCAGGAGATGCTGCCccggggacccccaaatccccctgtatcccccccaaatcccttcgtatcccccccaaatccccccagcacccccccaggGCTCCCCCTGTACTGAGGACCCTCTCCCCGAGCCCCCCCATTCCCCAGGCCGCCCCAAATCCCCCTCAaccccatccccatcatcctcCTCCCTGGTACCCACTGCAGCTGCATCCCCAGGAGATGCTGCCccggggacccccaaatccccctgtatcccccccaaatcccttcgtatcccccccaaacccccccagcacccccccagggccccccccgtACCGAGGACCCtctccccaagcccccccagccccccatatcccccttggccccatccccatcatcatcCTCCCGGTACCCACTGCATCTGCATCCCCAGGAGatgctgccccagggacccccaaatccccctgtatcccccccaaatcccttcgtatcccccccaaatccccccaggacccccccagggctCCCCCTGTACTGAGGACCCTCTCcccgagcccccccagccccccatatcccccttggccccatccccatcatcatcCTCCCTGGTACCCACTACAGCTGCATCCCCAGGAGATGCTGCCCcggggaccccccaaatccccctgtatcccccccaaatcccctcgtatcccccccaaacccccccagcacccccccggggcccccccCGTACCAAGGATCCTCTCCCcgagcccccccagacccccatatcccccttggccccatccccatcatcatcCTCCTGGTACCCACTGCATCTGCATCCCCAGGAGATGCTGCCCcggggaccccccaaatccccctgtatcccccccaaatcccctcgtatcccccccaaaccaccccagcacccccccagggccccccccgtACCGAGGACCCTCTCGCCGAGCCCCCCCAGCTCCAGATACGCGTTCTGGAAGGCCTCCTTCATCTCCTCGTCCAGCGGCTGCTCCTTGCCCTGGAGCAGGATGGTGGAGCAGCGGTCCAGGATGCGCTCGGGCGCCCCCTTCATCACCAGCAGGTACCGGTTGTCGTTGGGGTCCTCGGTCTCGTGGATggagagctggggggggggggggacatgggggggtcaaaAGGGGACCCCCCCGCACCCATCCCCCCCCCCAACATCCGTCACCCCCCTTTAATTTGGCCCCcatggggggattttggggtgacccCAGGAATTGAGTccaatgggggatgtgggtgagatgggggatttggaggggatgcTGCAATTTTGGGGGGACCTccatggttttggggacccccccatgttatagagacccccccccccaatgcTACGGGGACCCCCTCATGTTATAGAGACCCCCCCCCCATGCTATAGAGACCCCCCCAAAGTTATAGGGGTGCTCAATAGGTCTGGAGGGACCTGATggaccatgggagggacccagTGAGTTTGGGGGGGATGCAGCAGCTTTGGGGGGGTCGTTGCAATTTTGGGGGGACCCTgcgggttttggggacccccccatgttaTAGAGACCCCCCCATGCTATAGAGACCCCTCCAAAGTTATAGAGACCCCTCCAAAgttatagggacccccccaaagttaTAGGGGGTGCTCAATAGATCTGGAGGGACCTGATggaccatgggagggacccagTGAGTTTGGGGGGGATGCGGCAGTTTTGGGGGGGTCGCTGCAATTTTGGGGGGACCCCgcgggttttggggaccccccccatgttATAGAGACCCCCCCCATTCTATAGAGACCCCTCCAAAGTTATAGAGACCCCCCCAAAgttatagggacccccccaaagttaTAGGGGTGCTCAATAGGTCTGGAGGGACCTGATggaccatgggagggacccagTGAGTTTGGGGGGGATGCGGCAGTTTTGGGGGGGTCGCTGCAATTTTGGGGGAACCCCCATGGTTTGGGCACCCCCCCCATGTTATAGAGACCCCCCCCATGCTATAGGGACCCCAACTCAGGTTTGGGAACCCTCCTTGTGTTATAATGGGGGCTCAATAGCTCTGGAGGGACCTGATggaccatgggagggacccagTGAGTTTGGGAGGGATGCGGCAGTTTTGGGGGGGTCGCTGCAATTTTGGGGGAACCCCCATGGTTTTAGGGACCCCCCcgtgttttggggacccccccagaggtACCTGGTACTTGTTGGTGGAGTTGAAGGGGATTTCGGCCACTTTCTTGTTGCGCTCCCTCATGAGCTTCACGGAGCCCGAGGAGAGCTCGATGCATTTCAGCAGCGCCGACTCGGAGGCGTCACCGGCCACGTCGcgctggggggcacgggggggtccccaaaatcatgggggggtccccaaagtccgggggggtccccaaagtccGGGggtatccccccaaaatcctgggaaccccccccaatcttccctgtgtccctgggaccccccaaacccttccctggTGCTCAGGTGGCCCTGGAGggaacatgggggtcaggggggtccccaaaatcatggggggtccccaaagtccgggggggtccccaaagtccgggggggtccccccagaatcctgggaaccccccccaaTCTTCCCTGTGTCCCTGGGACCTCCCAAACCCTTCCCTGGTGCTCAGGTGGCCCtggggggaacatgggggtcaggggggtccccaaaatcatgggggggtccccaaagtccgggggggtccccccagaatcctgggaaccccccccaaTCTTCCCTGTGTCCCTGGGACCTCCCAAACCCTTCCCTGGTGCTcaggtggccctggggggacatgggggtcaggggggtccccaaaatcatggggggtccccaaagtccgggggggtccccccagaatcctgggaaccccccccaaTCTTCCCTGTGTCCCTGGGACCTCCCAAACCCTTCCCTGGTGCTcaggtggccctggggggacatgggggtcagggggggtccccaaaatcatgggggggtccccaaaatccttctcctgcCCCCTGCAGGTTGGGGACACTCTACTGTCCCCCTATAGGATGGGGATGCTCCCCAGCAGGTTGGGGACACTTTGCTGTCCCCctatgggatggggacaccccctgcgcCCCCTACAGGTTGGGGACACCCCACTGTCCCCCTATaggatggggacacccaccttgAGGATGGGGACGttgtcctgtccctgtcccttccccTATAGGTTGGGgatacccccaacacccccagcaggttggggacacccccagcgccCCCTGcgggttggggacacccccttgaggttggggacacccctttgaggttggggacacccccagcgccccctgcaggttggggacacccccagcaggtttggggacacccccagcgccCCCTGCAGGTTGGGGACATCCCTAGcaggttggggacacccccagcaggtttggggacacccccagcgccccctgcaggttggggacacccccagcaggttggggacacccccttgagGTTGGGGACGCCCACCTTGAGGATGGGGACGTTGTCCTGCCCCCCCTTGAAGACGGCGCGGTTGCAGAGCCCCGCGATGTGCGACAGCGCCACCCAGGTGGCCGAGCTCTTGTCGAAGGCCGtgcctgggggacacgggggacacggaggggacgtgggggtcaggggggacaacaacccccaacaccccccagtaacccccaataccccccaaatggtctcccagtccctcccagtggccTCACCAGTCTGGTCCTCAGTGGTgttgacctcaatgtcccccaatgtcccccaatgtcccccaatgtcccagttccctcagtggACTGGTCCTCAATGGTGTTGACTTCAATgtcccccaataccccccagtaaccccaatgtcccccaataccccccagtaaccccaataCACCTCAATACATCCCAACAACCCAaatgcaccccaataccccccaataacccccatgcCCCaggtctcccagtccctcccagtgctcccagtgccctgacCATACTGGTCCTTGGTGGTGTCGGCCTCAATGTTCCCCAGTACCGCCCAGTTCCCCCAGTAACCCCAATACTCCCCAATACACCTCAATACATCCCAATAAACCCCAatacaccccaataacccccatgcCCCaggtctcccagtccctcccagtgctcccagtgccctgacCAGACTGGTCCTTGGTGGTGTCGGCCTCAGTGTCCCCCAGTTTCCCCAGTACTGCCCAGTTCCCCCAATAACCCCAATACTCCCCAATACACCTCAATACATCCCAATAAACCCCAATACGCCCCAATAACCCACATCCCCCAGGTGGCCCCATCCCtctcagtgctcccagtcccttccagtccatcccagtcctcccagtgcCCTGACCAGACTGGTCCTCGGTGGTGTTGGTCTCAAtgtcccccaatgacccccaataccACTCAGTTCCCCCAAtacaccccaatgacccccaatacaccccaatgacccccaatacaccccaatgacccccagtccctcccagtccctcccagtgccccccagtccctcaccGGACTGGTCCTGGTGGTgttgacctcaatgtcccccaatacccccagtaaccccaataCCCCCAGTTCTCCCCAATAACCCAAAGACCCCCACCCCCCgggtcccccagtccctcccagttcatcccagtccccccagtccctcatCGGATTGGTCCTGGTGGTGGTGACCTCAGtgtcccccaatgacccccaataccACTCAGttcccccaataccccccaatgacccccaatacACCCCAATGACCCCTAAtacaccccaatgacccccatttcccagtccaccccagtcccccccagcgctcccagtgcctcccagtccccccacgcACCGGACTGGTCCTCGGTGGTGTTGACCTCAATGACCCTCAATACCACTCAGttcccccaataccccccaatgacccccaatacaccccaatgacccccaataccccccaatgacccccaatacaccccaatgacccccatctcccagtccatcccagtcccccccagtgctcccagtgcctcccagtccccccacgcACCGGACTGGTCCTCGGTGGTGTCGGCCTCAAtgtcccccaatgacccccaatatCACTCAGTTCCCCCAATacacccaatgacccccaatacaccccaatgacccccatctcccagtccaccccagtgccccccagtgctcccagtgcctcccagtccccccacgcACCGGACTGGTCCTCGGTGGTgttgacctcaatgtcccccaatgacccccaatatCACTCAGttcccccaataccccccaatgacccccaatacACCCCAAtacaccccaatgacccccatctcccagtccaccccagtgccccccagtgctcccagtgcctcccagtccccccacccACCGGACTGGTCCTCGGTGGTGTCGGCCTCGTGGATCTGGTTATCGAACCACATGTGCGCCACCGTCATGCGGTTCTGGGTGAGGGTCCCGGTCTTGTCGGAGCAGATGGTGGAGGTGGAGCCCAGGGTCTCCACGGCCTCCAGGTTCTTCACCAGGCAGTTCTTGCGCGCCATGCGCTTGGCCGTCAGCGTCAGGCACACCTGGGGGGAGAAACGGGGGGGACACGCACATTGGGGGGGGTCTCttacccccctgtgcccccttgTGTCCATTTGTGCCCCCCAAGTTGGGGATGGGGCCTCCTGGGGTCACCATTCCATGTAGAGACCTTGGCCAACCTACTCTTGGCCACCAGTGCTGGGAACACTTGGGGGcaaaaatggggggggacacacaaatTGGGGGGACCTTGGACCCCCTtagacccccctgtgcccccttgTGTCCCTTTGTGCCCCCCAAGTTGGGGACAGGGCCTCCTGGGGTCACCATTGAGTGTAGAGACCTTGACCAACCTACTCTTGGCCATCAGTGTCAGGAACACTTGGGGGacaaaaatgggggggacacacaaatTGGGGACGTCTTGGACCCCTTGGACTCCCTTGGACCCTCCTGTGCCCCCTTGTGTCCCTTTGTGCCCCCCAAGTTGGGGACAGGGCCTCCTGGGGTCACCATTGAGTGTAGAGACCTTGACCAACCTACTCTTGGCCATCAGTGTCAGGAACACTTGGGGGacaaaaatgggggggacacacaaatTGGGGGGGCCTTGGACCCCTTGGACTCCCTtagacccccctgtgcccccttgTGTCCATTTGTGCCCCCCAAGTTGGGGACGGGGCCTCCTGGGGTCACCATTCCATGTAGAGACCTTGGCCAACCTACTCTTGGCCATCAGTGTTGGGAACGCCTGGGGGACAAATATGGAGACATACACACAAATTGGGGGGCTATTGGACCCCCTTGGACCCCCTTGTGTCCCTTTGTGCCCCCTTGTGTCCCTTTGTGCCCCCCAAGTTGGGGACAGGGCCTCCTGGGGTCACCATTATGGGGACATGAACCTCTAGGCCTTGGCCAACCTGAGCTGGGCCGTCAGCATTGGGAACACTTGGGGGGCAAAATGGGGGGTGACATGGACATTGGGGGGAGTCTTGGACCCCTTtgaacccccctgtacccccttGTGTCCCTTGGTGCCCCCCAAGTTGGGGACGGGGCCTCCTGGGGTCACCattatggggacagggacccccaggcTGGGCCATCAGCATCAGGAACACTTGGGGgtcaccccatagatccccccctaTATCCCTGTACAccaccccctccaccccacagacccccctatATCCCCCTACAccaccccctccaccccacatatccccccccagccccctatatccccccccagccccctataTCCCCCCACGGCACTCACGGTGACGGTGGCCAGCAGCCCCTCGGGCACGTTGGCCACGATGATGCCGATGAGGAAGATGACGGCCTCCAGCCAGGTGTAGCCCAGGATGAGCGAGAGGATGAAGAAGGAGATGCCGAGGAAGACGGCGACGCCGGTGATGAGCTGGATGAAGTGCTCGATCTCCACCGCGATGGGCGTCTTGCCCACCTCCAGCCCCGAGGCCAGCGTGGCGATGCGGCCCATGACGGTGCGGTCACCCGTGGCGATCACCACCCCCCGCGCCgtgcctggggggacacggggggtcaggGGTGCCAAAACACCAACATAATGGAGACagaacccaacccaactcaagagaacccaacagaacccaactggacccaacccaacccaagagaacccaacaggacccaactggacccaacccaacccaagagaacccaacaggacccaactggacccaacccaactcaacccaactcaagagaacccaacaggacccaactggacccaacccaacccaagagaacccaacaggacccaactggacccaacccaacccaagagaacccaacaggacccaactggacccaactcaactcaacccaactcaagagaacccaacaggacccaactggacccaacccaactcaacccaacccaagagaacccaacaggacccaacccaactcaacccaactcaagagaacccaacaggacccaactggacccaactcaacccaagagaacccaacaggacccaactggacccaacccaactcaacccaacccaagagGACCCTAAGGAAGGTGGTGAGGTGGCCCCATGACAGTGCGGTCACCCATGGCGATCACCACCCCCTGCGTCgtgcctggggggacatgggggggtcagaggTACCAAAACACCCAAGAGAAGCCAACGggacccaacccaactcaacggGACCCAAGAGAAGCCAACGGGACCCAAGAGAAGCCAACTCAACCCCACTCAAGAGAAGCCAAGAGAACCTCAAGAgacctcaacccaacccaacccaactcaacccaactcaaccccacCCCAAGAGAACCCCAAGAGAACCCAACTCAAGAGAACCCCAAGagaacccaactcaacccaacccaagagaacccaactcaacccaacccaagagaacccaactcaacccaacccaagagaaccccaagagacctcaacccaacccaactcgaCCCAACTCGACCCAACTCGACCCAACTCGACCCAACCCGACCCAACCCAAGAGAACCCCAAGAGACCTCAACCCAACCCAAGAGAAGCCCAAGAGACCCCAACCCAACtgaacccaacccaactcaagaGAAGCCAAGAGAACCCAACTCAACTCGACCCAACCCGAGAGAACCCCAAGAGACCTCAACCCAACCCAAGAGAAGCCCAAGAGaccccaacccaactcaacccaactcaacccaacccaacacaacccaacccaactcaacccaacccaactcaacccaacccaactcaacccaacccaactcaacccaacccaactcaacccaacccaactcaacccaacccaactcaacccaacccaactcaacccaacccaactcaacccaacccaactcaacccaacccaactcaacccaacccaactcagcccaacccaacccaacccaactcaacccaactcaagaGAAACCCAAaagaccccaacccaacccaactcaacccaacccaacccagcccagcccagtccaAGAGAAGCCAAGAGGACCCCAACTCAACCCCAACTCAAGAGAAGCCAAGAGGACCCCAAGAGGACCCCAAGAGGACCCCAAGAGGACCCCAAGAGGACCCCAAGAGGACCCCGTCTCACCCTCGACGCAGTTGGTGGAGAAGAAGGTGATGTTGCGGGTCTCCAGGGGGTTGTCGTGGGTGCAGTCGGGCGAGCGCGTCTGTGGCTCCGACTCCCCCGTCAGTGACGAGTTGTCCACCTGGGGGGGCAGGACGTGgggctgaggggtttgggggggtcctcaaggggtttgggggttcctcaaggggtttgggggggtcctcaaggggtttgggggggtcctcaaggggtttgggggggtcctcaaGGGGTCCCGAAGGGGTTttggtgggggatttgggggaggtTGAAGGGGTCGGGGGGGTCCTGAAGGGGGGTTCTGAAAGGTTCAGGGGGgtctgagggggtttggggggggtcctgaaGGGGGTCAGGGGGATCTCTGTGCATTTGGGGGGTGCATCTGTGCAatgtgggggggtccctgtgcactaTGGGGGGTGCAGGTGCATCTGTGCGCTTTGGGGGGGGTCTCTATGCAATATGGGGGGGTGGTCTCTATGCAATATGGGGGGTGCAGGTGCCTCTATGCAATATGGGGGGAGTCCCTGTGCAATATGGGGGAGTCCCTGTGCAATATGGGGGGGTGCAGGTGCCTCTATGCAATATGGGGGGGGTCTGTGCACTATGGGGGGTGCAGGTGCATCTGTGCAATATGGGGGGGTCTCTATGCAATATAGGGGGTCTCTATGCACTATGGGGGGGTCTCTATGcaatatgggggggtccctgtgcactaTGGGGGGTGCAGGTGCATCTGTGCAATATGGGGGGTCTCTATGCAATATGGGGGGTCTCTGTGCActatgggggggtcc from Patagioenas fasciata isolate bPatFas1 chromosome 31, bPatFas1.hap1, whole genome shotgun sequence includes these protein-coding regions:
- the ATP1A3 gene encoding sodium/potassium-transporting ATPase subunit alpha-3 isoform X1, whose protein sequence is MGFGGSDSYRVATTQDKGGDKDSPKKGKSKTRDLDDLKKEVAMTEHKMSIEEVCRKYNTDCVQGLTHSKAQEILARDGPNALTPPPTTPEWVKFCRQLFGGFSILLWIGAILCFLAYGIQAGTEDEPSNDNLYLGIVLAAVVIITGCFSYYQEAKSSKIMESFKNMVPQQALVIREGEKMQLNAEEVVVGDLVEVKGGDRVPADLRIISAHGCKVDNSSLTGESEPQTRSPDCTHDNPLETRNITFFSTNCVEGTARGVVIATGDRTVMGRIATLASGLEVGKTPIAVEIEHFIQLITGVAVFLGISFFILSLILGYTWLEAVIFLIGIIVANVPEGLLATVTVCLTLTAKRMARKNCLVKNLEAVETLGSTSTICSDKTGTLTQNRMTVAHMWFDNQIHEADTTEDQSGTAFDKSSATWVALSHIAGLCNRAVFKGGQDNVPILKRDVAGDASESALLKCIELSSGSVKLMRERNKKVAEIPFNSTNKYQLSIHETEDPNDNRYLLVMKGAPERILDRCSTILLQGKEQPLDEEMKEAFQNAYLELGGLGERVLGFCHFYLPEDQYPKGFAFDCDDVNFATDNLCFVGLMSMIDPPRAAVPDAVGKCRSAGIKVIMVTGDHPITAKAIAKGVGIISEGNETVEDIAARLNIPVSQVNPRDAKACVIHGTDLKDMSSEQIDEILQNHTEIVFARTSPQQKLIIVEGCQRQGAIVAVTGDGVNDSPALKKADIGVAMGIAGSDVSKQAADMILLDDNFASIVTGVEEGRLIFDNLKKSIAYTLTSNIPEITPFLLFIMANIPLPLGTITILCIDLGTDMVPAISLAYEAAESDIMKRQPRNPRSDKLVNERLISMAYGQIGMIQALGGFFSYFVILAENGFLPSCLVGIRLSWDDRTINDLEDSYGQQWTYEQRKVVEFTCHTAFFVSIVVVQWADLIICKTRRNSVFQQGMKNKILIFGLFEETALAAFLSYCPGMDVALRMYPLKPSWWFCAFPYSFLIFVYDEIRKLILRRNPGGWVEKETYY
- the ATP1A3 gene encoding sodium/potassium-transporting ATPase subunit alpha-3 isoform X3; this translates as MESFKNMVPQQALVIREGEKMQLNAEEVVVGDLVEVKGGDRVPADLRIISAHGCKVDNSSLTGESEPQTRSPDCTHDNPLETRNITFFSTNCVEGTARGVVIATGDRTVMGRIATLASGLEVGKTPIAVEIEHFIQLITGVAVFLGISFFILSLILGYTWLEAVIFLIGIIVANVPEGLLATVTVCLTLTAKRMARKNCLVKNLEAVETLGSTSTICSDKTGTLTQNRMTVAHMWFDNQIHEADTTEDQSGTAFDKSSATWVALSHIAGLCNRAVFKGGQDNVPILKRDVAGDASESALLKCIELSSGSVKLMRERNKKVAEIPFNSTNKYQLSIHETEDPNDNRYLLVMKGAPERILDRCSTILLQGKEQPLDEEMKEAFQNAYLELGGLGERVLGFCHFYLPEDQYPKGFAFDCDDVNFATDNLCFVGLMSMIDPPRAAVPDAVGKCRSAGIKVIMVTGDHPITAKAIAKGVGIISEGNETVEDIAARLNIPVSQVNPRDAKACVIHGTDLKDMSSEQIDEILQNHTEIVFARTSPQQKLIIVEGCQRQGAIVAVTGDGVNDSPALKKADIGVAMGIAGSDVSKQAADMILLDDNFASIVTGVEEGRLIFDNLKKSIAYTLTSNIPEITPFLLFIMANIPLPLGTITILCIDLGTDMVPAISLAYEAAESDIMKRQPRNPRSDKLVNERLISMAYGQIGMIQALGGFFSYFVILAENGFLPSCLVGIRLSWDDRTINDLEDSYGQQWTYEQRKVVEFTCHTAFFVSIVVVQWADLIICKTRRNSVFQQGMKNKILIFGLFEETALAAFLSYCPGMDVALRMYPLKPSWWFCAFPYSFLIFVYDEIRKLILRRNPGGWVEKETYY